DNA from Palaemon carinicauda isolate YSFRI2023 chromosome 23, ASM3689809v2, whole genome shotgun sequence:
AAACTCACGAAGTCATACTGATAGTGATTTGCAAGCATCACAAATTCTAATCTCTTGACATTACAGCCGTTTTCTATCGCaggaatttacaaatatatatatttgtcagtagtaaaaagtaaaaatgatatatatatatatatatatatatatatatatatatatatatatatatatatatatgtatatatatatgcagtatatatacatatacatatatatatatatgcagtatatatacatatacatacatacatatatatatatatatatatatatatatatatatatatatatatatatatatatacatatctatctatctatctatatataaatatatgtgtgtatatatagatatatatatacatttatatatgtatatatataatttcccatacacatataaatgtgtatacatatatataaatatatatgtataaatatatatatttatatatatacatatatatatataaacacacacactatataatatatatatataatgtatatatatatgtgtatatatatatatatacacatatatatatatatatatatataatatatatatatatatatatatatatatatatatatatatatatatatatatatatatatatatatatgaagcctttAAATTTTGAAGAACAAGGTGGCGATAGGCTTCTAAGAAATTTTAAACGCTGACTTTTATGCCAAAAAGATTTTAAACACTAACTTTAATGGCTcattttattaacttttatttatgaaaaattcatAAATTATATACCTGTCAGAATTAAGaaataagtaaaaacaaaaatatgcaTAAAAGTCGGTGTTTAAAAACTATTAGAAGGATAATGACACATTTTTTCTAGAGAATATAAAGAATGTTTCATATATCttacttttcatttatttccttgtatgaaaagtataatatttcattaattctTTACTGCTGATTTCAAATGTATAttgaatatttcttttggacgATATATTAGTTTATTTGGAAATTGCGAAAGTTAGGTCTTATCGTGTGATGATATAAAGTATTTATCaatcactgttaaaaaattgcattaaaaaaaacggcaaatgcctggcaaattttattccaggatttttaccgttttaaaaaaaagatatatttacgtaaaggagtgatattatggttaccaacccgtaaaagataataacaaagtcgggtaaaactacggtcgccagtatgttactgaaatacggctgagaacagaatatttttacggagaatttcgaagTTTTATTTTAACGGTGATGTGTACATTATTTCTTGCAATTTGTTAAGCACTAACTTGCTTAAATAAGAAGTTAATCTTGTTTACTCTCGTCTTTCGGTAACAACTTTCGGCTTGTTATACGTTAACAGtatcttaatgtttttatgttgaccaggctgacatgagtctttttatagtttatatatgacatatatgtttttaaccttgttgatagtttatataggacatatctgttttgacgctctaactgtttttagaatgatatattgttaatttattctcatcatttatttatttctttatttcctttcctcactgggctatttttccctgttggagcccttgggtttataaaaatcttgcttttccaactagggttgtagcttgtctagtaataataataataataataataacaataataataataataataataataataataataataataataataataataatactaataatatttgaataatatttcagaatagtcttattattcatataaatgtaacAGTTCGACGAAATATGAATTGAGGTTTTAGTTGAGCATAATTATGGACGAAGTACAGTCCAAAAGCCGtaatgcaaataaaaagaaaaaaaattcaaaatggctCCCTCTTATCATCTCAAGAACTTAGATGtatttcatccttgggtcatactcaacatgaataccaagtttggtcaaaatcggtacattagtttgTGTGTGATgttgctcataaacaaacaaatcaataatcaaataaactaacaaacagacgaaaACAGACAGGGATGAACACAtgcttcgcaaaatcttcgattttcgcGAAGATGATGAAACAGTCGACAGTAATATGTATTCGAGTAATTGCCGATTTTCTCAGGGAAATATCGATTGTGGTTAAATTTCTATAACTTGGGGTTTAATTAgtttgtacgtatgtgtgtgtttatgtgtatgtataattgttAACAAAAAGTCTTGCTAACtgaaaagaaataaacatttaATGGCAATAGTCTATATAAGCCCAGGAACAGAACTATGTGAAAACCAGACAGGGTCAGACGTCCACCCAATGATATTTGTATTTATCTCTTTCCTTAGACAATGTAATGTTGTATTTAGACATAAATCAGCATATAAATATCACATGTAAAGCCAGGTTACATGAACCGCGAGCAATGACTGATAAAAAGTCTCGGCTCTTCCAGACAACACTCGATTCTCGCTGATCGGACAAGAAAATGATTATCGAATACATTGTTGCGTCATCAAAACCCCTGGGTGAAAATATGCGGGTCAGGAAATCAATATCTTTTAACTAATTATATAGATAAAAAGCCCACGTCTCTAGGGAATATTAAAGCCAGCTCGAAAACAGATCTAATCAGTGGTTGTGGTGACACCAACCTGCCACCATGACCTCTTCAACTCTACTCGTTCTTGCCATCTTGGCGACAGCTTCAGCTGGTAAATATTATTAATTCACAAGTACTTAATAGTTGATTATCAAATGTATTATGTCTTCAAGATGTCAAGTATAGATAACGGTTCATATTAATGTATGCATAAAAtgtatcaatatttttccattaaaGCAATATTTGTTAAGATTTGTTGCGAGAAACCCCTTTCTAGATAAAGAAAACGATTGGATGCTTAATTCTAACACGTCAGAGATGTCAATcgagttcagaaaaaaaatgtatggttactatgtacgatcattaTACTAATTTCATTACTTACATAACTTAATGAATCATTTAATGAACCTAAACTTCTACCTCTTAAGTAATCTTTGTAATGACTTCCATTATGGAGCTTTCAACTTGAAGTATTTTCCAGCTCCTAGGCTTATGTGTCAACTTGATATCTTTTCCAGCTCCTTGGCTTATGTGTCAACTTGATATCTTTTCCAGCCCCTTGGCTTATGTGTCAACTTGATATCTTTTCCAGCTCCTTGGCTTATGTGTCAACTTGATATCTTTTCCAGCTTCTTAGTTTATTGCCAACTTGATATCTTTTCCAGCTCCTTAGCTTATGTGTCAACTTGATATCTTTTCCACCTCCTAGGCTTATGTGTCAACTTGATATCTTTTCCAGTTCCTTGCCTTATGTGTCAACTTGATATCTTTTCCAGTTCCTTGCCTTATGTGTCAACTTGATATCTTTTCCAGCTCCTTGCCTTATGTGTCAACTTGATATCTTTTCCAGCTCCTTGGCTTATGTGTCAACTTGATATCTTTTCCAGCTCCTTGACTTATGTGTCAACTTGATATCTTTTCCAGCTCCTTGGCTTATGTGTCAACTTGATATCTTTTCCAGCTCCTTGGCTTATGTGTCAACTTGATATCTTTTCCAGCTCCTTGGCTTATGTGTCAACTTGATATCTTTTCCAGCTCCTAGGCTTATGTGTCAACTTGATATCTTTTCCAGCTCCTAGGCTTATGTGTCCACTTGATATCTTTTTCAGCTCCTAGGCTTATGTGTCAACTTGATATCTTTTCCAGTTCCTTGCCTTATGTGTCAACTTGATATCTTTTCCAGCTCCTTGACTTATGTGTCAACTTGATATCTTTTCCAGTTCCTTGCTTTATGTGTCAACTTGATATCTTTTCCAGTTCCTTGCCTTATGTGTCAACTTGATATCTTTTCCAGCTCCTTCGCTTATGTGTCAACTTGATATCTTTTCCAGTTCCTTGCCTTATGTGTCAACTTGATATCTTTTCCAGCTCCTTGGCTTATGTGTCAACTTGATATCTTTTCCAGCTCCTTGGCTTATGTGTCAACTTGATATTTTTTCCAGTTCCATGCCTTATGTGTCAATTTATCTTTTCCAGCTCCTTGGCTTATGTGTCAACTTGATATCTTTTCCAGCTCCTTGGCCATCTGCAACTAAGCTATGCTCAAGAGAATGCCCAGTAGCTGGATCGCCCAAACTCTTCTATACCCCTGGGAAGACTTACGTGTATTCATACAAGGGGAAGTCCCAGATCAAATTGAACGACGTGGAAGGAGGGAATGTAGACTTGGAAGGGACATCTAAGGTTGAGCTTTCCTGGCTCTCTCCCTGTGACATGGCCATCACAATGAAGGAGCCCTCTCTCATAAGCCGTGCAGGTAGGTACTTATAGGAACTGTCATAAAGATGAACATTCATTTCGGattcaaaattggaaaaaaaaaaccaaattgaATTTTGGGATCCGGTATCAGTGTAAGTTGCTTCCTTCTGTCAGGAAATAGTGCACCCGTATTCCTCGAGAGGTACCCCTTGGTCGTGTCTATCATCGATGGACGGGTGATGGAGTCCTGTGCCCATCCTGATGATGATGTTTGGTCTGTCAACATAAAAAAGGGAATTGCTTCTGTTTTCCAGAACACCCTGCCTTCCAACTCCTCTATCAACTCGGGTCTGAACTTTACAGAGGTAAATTGTCTGACAGATATTAGTAGggataataacagtaaaaaaaaaataataaatcaatcagAGATAAGGATTTTCTGGACATGACAGTATCAATAGTATAAATCTAATTTTATTAATCATATACTTTTTTCTATTTCATCAGACTGATATAATTGGTAACTGTTCAACTATGTATGAAGTGAAAAATGAAGGAGAAAAGGTTGttgtgatgaaaatgaaaaaccaTCGGTTCTGCCAAGATCATTATATCAACCGAGCTGAGTCAACGAAAGCTTGGTTAAAAGCTCCTTTGCCTATGGAAGAATCCTTTTCAGAATGCAAACAAGAAATTACAAAAGGTGTTTACACCAGCATCACTTGTAAAGACAAGAACATCATCCGACCAGCCTATGGTTCTTATAAGTACATAGAAGCTGTCCAAGAATCAATTTTACAATTCGAGTCAGAAACCGACAACGTTCCACCAGCAGTTTCTCAGCTCCCTAGTCGCTTTATCAGAAAGACTCTTCGTTATGACCagcaaacactaaagaaaaatcCATCAATGGTAGCCAAGGTAGACGAACTGCTAAAAGAAGTATGTGAAAAGGTAAAGCATGGAGTCCAAGAAGATGCTGCTTCTTATTTTGCCAAAGCCTTACATTATTTGCGCACCGTACCTGAAGAAGCAATACCACAAACTCTGGAGAAGATCCGGGGAGGCCAGATCTGCGAACAACGTCAAAAGCTTGAAAGTATGTTCTTAGATGGATTAGCTTTTGTTTACGAATCTGGAGCAGTTAAGGTTATGGTTCAAGAGTTGGTTTCTGGAAAGGCTACTGGAGGACGAGCTGCTCTTTATGCTGCTTCAATGTACTTCATGCCCCGACCATGTATTCACTCTATTGAAGCTTTGAAACCTCTATTTGAACAGTACCAACGTTTCCCAAGGACCACTTTAGCTGGTGCATCCATGGTGCATACTTATTGCAGGCAAAATCCCAAATGCCAAGAAATAGCTCCCGTTCGCCAGTTGGCTGAAACTCTAAGCACCAAAGTAGGACAAGTTTGCACACCTTCACCTAACGAAGAAGTTAGAAAGCAAGCTCTCGTTTTACTTAAGTCTCTTGGAAATATGGGCGTAATGAATTCTGAAATGGCTCGACCAATTGTGCAGTGCATAGAAAATTCAGAGGCTGACCAAGGTATTCGCATCGCTGCCACACAAGCCTTCAGAAACGTTCGCTGTACCCAAGAAGTAAGTCTCAATTTAACAACAAATAGGAAACTATAATTGGGTATACTGTATGATTCATTTAATGTTTGAATCAAATTAGGCAGAATTTGGTATTGGTTTTAAAATATCGTATAATTATTCCAAAGTAATTTAGCATTTCTTTCTTTGGAGCACATTGCATTAACTGATGGAAATATGTGTTAGTTTATGTAGCAGTTGTGATCGTCAAAATAGTTTTCACCAATGTTGACTAACGTGCCTTATAATATCAAAGAATTCTGTAAATATAAGACAAATCATGATGATGTTGCTAAGTTTTAACATTCAAAGTCATTCTTAATGGGCTTAGGGTATAGGTAAAGTGCATAATTTCTATGTATTCTTCTCTCTCATAATTGTTTTTTACAGCTACATCCGGCAATCAAACAGCAGATTAATGTTGCACTTGATCCAAGAAAGAAAACTGAAGTTCGTATTGGATCATatctagcagcagtcaaatgtgCCAAATATGAAGATATGAAGAAGATTGCTGAAAAAATTGCCATAGAAGAAAATACTCAAGGTAAGGCTACAGCCCCTATTtcttaattaaaacattttaatggAATTGCCTGCAActtcctaaaatatattttttttaaatgaaaaaactgctaaaaaaaggaaatttatcatTTACCTTTGCAGTGAGGAGTTTCATCTTAAGTCATCTGCAGAATGTCCGTGAATCAGCTAATTCTTTTAAGGGAAATCTCAAAAATATGCTTGAGACCATGGTGCTGCCATCTAACTTCACCAAGGACTGGCGAAAGATCTCTCGCAATGTTGATCTATCATACTATGCCCCAACCTTTGGTGTAGGTGCTGGTATGGAGTCTAATCTCATCTACGCTCCAGGATCTTTTATTCCCCGCTCGGTTAACCTTAATCTTACGGGAGCCCTTGGAGCTACACCTTTCAATATTGGAGAGATTGGAGCACGATTTGAAGGAATTGAATCAATCATAGAAGAAATGTTTGGCCCAGAGAGTTACCTGCGGAAAACCTCATCCAGACAAATTCTCCGTGATCTCTCATCAAATATTGAAGAAACATTCAACAAGATAAACGAACGGTTACAAGGCTCTTTCAGGCAAAGGAGGTCTATTGATTTGTCACAGATCTCTCATCTCTTTGATAAATTATCTGGAAACAGACACATGCAGAAAGCAGACTTCTATGCTCGCATTAATAATCAGGAAATGGCCTTTGGATCTTTAatgggaaatatgaaaaatatcaaaatggatGAAGTTATCAATAACCTATTTGATAGTTTTGATGATATGATTAACAGAGCAGCAGAAAAAAACATGGATACAGTTAGAACAGCTCAGCTTTACCTGGACTATCATTTGCCTACAATACATGGATTACCCCTCATTATGAAACTAGAGGGAACAACCATGGTTGGTCTCAAGATGGAAACTCATGTTAAGGGCCTAACATCGGGGACTCCTGGTACTATAAAATTCTACCCAAGTTTATCGACTCAAATAGATGCTTTTATAGGCTATGAGACTCATGTTGTACTTGCTGGCATTAAAATGAGCAATCGCATTTCAACAAATGTTGGAACCAGCATTAATGCTAAATACACACCTGGTGAAGGCTTTGAGGTAGAATTAGAGATACCAGAGAAAATGGAGTTGTTGAATTTGAAGAGTGAAACCTACCTTATGAGTAGATTAAGGGGTCAGGAGGAGAGGAAATTCACTCCTTCATCGGTAAAAAGCACACGATTCCAGTCTCGGTCTTGTGTAATGAAAATGGAACCAATGCTAGGACTTAAACTTTGTTACGATGTTAACATACCAAATATTTTCCGCAGTGAAGGTCTTCCTCTTGGTCCACCTGCTAACATCCAAGTGTTCTTAGAAAAGGCCGACTCGGGTATGAGAGGAATCCGTGTAAAGGGTAGAGAAGAAAATACTGGAGGACATAGAGTAATGAAGATTGAGCTCGAAACTCCAGGATCTTCCTCACCAAGGAAATGCAATGCTCTTATTTCCTCTACTTATGAAGGAGAGGCAAAGAAAATCTCTGCAACGTTTGAATCAGAGCGTTTAGGAGGTATCAAGATCCAGATGACCAGAAAGTGGACTCAATCAGAAAAACAACTAGAGATGATTGCTTATTTCAGTGAAAGCAGACAGTACAATCCTAGTACAAAGGGTATTGAAGCTAAGTTCTTGATGATTGGAGAAGGAGAAGAAGCCAAATTGGATATGGCACTGCAGACATTAGCTGCAGTTAGGGAACGTGTCCAACTCAACTTTGAAGGTATtcattacatatgataattgctaatggcataacatttaaaaaattatataaaatttatatatttatattgaaataactTTGTTTGGTGTAATGTGGACAtttttaaagctatatatatatatatatatatatatatatatatatatatatatatatatatatatatctctttgtaACTTTCTTAACAGCTAGCGGAGACCTGCGTTATATTGAGGGATCCATGATTCCTTATCCAAGAAGGCTGCGCAAGTTTGAAACAAACCTTGCATTCCGACAATGGAACTTGGTCTCTTTTGTAAGGAAGGAAAGTGAATCACAGTACAAGTCAGCTCTCAAGTTTGGTCAGAAAGGAAATGAAAAGGTTGAAATGACTGCCACGCATGTCATGGAAGGAAGCTCATTCATGGATATGGCACTGAAAACTGATTTTGAAGGTTTGTGCAATATCAAGGTTCTTGATTCTTCTTTTGAGATGGACCATCAAACATAAACTTGTTTTCTTTCTGTTTCATACGGGGACAAATTTTCTTAAactaatattttaaataaatacttaGAATATCTATGGAAAGAAGACAATTCGGTAACCCTATCAGCTCCTTTCATTCCGGGCAAGAAGAACATGctagcggacaatctgagcaggaggactcagatagttggctccgATTCATTCTAATATCAAGAGTTTTGATAATCCTTTTTTATAATGGGAAAGGTGTTCTTGTCTCTAATTTAATatccatattatttttttcttttttagctaaaATGGGAAGCGCCAGATATAAGAAAAACTTTGTTTTATACAATCAAGAAAGTAAAAAAGGAGTTGTATTACAAGTGGTTTCCCAAGGAGAAAGTGCAAAGGTTATCGAagtcgagatgatgatgatgcgatCTGGAGAAACACATCATTTGAAGTTATTagtgagtattttttttctttttcttttacctgATCATAGCAAAAAATCCCTTTCATAAAAGACCAATAAGTTGAACGCTTGTCCATGAAactaattgtttaaaatttttctaGCTTGATATCCCAGCACACATGAAGAAAATGATGCTTGAAGCTTCTGCAGCAGGTCAAGGAAGTTCTCAGTATCAAGTTAAAGCAGTTGCTAAACATGGAGAAAGTCCTATTCTCCAAGTAGAAGGACCACTCACAACTATGATCTCTTCTAAAAACACTCAGTTAAAGACTGAAATGAGGGTTGTTTTACTTCGTTTCCAACCCTATACAGTCTCGACTTCCTTTATATTAATGCATGGAAAGCAGGCCTTCACATTTGAGCTAAAGAACAGAGAAGAACGTCTTATTGCTACAGAATGGAACATGGCAACTCGAgatggaaaggaaacaagtatgCAATTTAAGATGATTATTCCATCCATCGTGGAAAACACCGTGAATGTCATGGTCAGCGAGAAAATTCTTCACCTCAGTTTAAATAGACTCATCGCGCCAAAGAGCTCTTCCCCACTGAGAAGGAAAGGCTTCTTGGATATTGATTTTGAAAGCAAGAAAGCAAATGTCGTATATGCCTGGGATGCTGATCGTAACCCAAATAAGAAAATCAAGGCTGAAGTCAGAATGGTTAATCCATTAGCAACTCTACAAGACTGTGTTATCCAGTAAGTTCTTGATGTTACACTTTTACAGTGATGTTTTCAGTATCAATAACTTTCATGCACAATCCTATATAAATGTCCAGTTTATATTAGGTAGGTAATAGATTCTGGAACTTTCTACTTTTACAGAGGTAACTGGATTTACTTAGAGAAACAGC
Protein-coding regions in this window:
- the LOC137617389 gene encoding vitellogenin-like gives rise to the protein MTSSTLLVLAILATASAAPWPSATKLCSRECPVAGSPKLFYTPGKTYVYSYKGKSQIKLNDVEGGNVDLEGTSKVELSWLSPCDMAITMKEPSLISRAGNSAPVFLERYPLVVSIIDGRVMESCAHPDDDVWSVNIKKGIASVFQNTLPSNSSINSGLNFTETDIIGNCSTMYEVKNEGEKVVVMKMKNHRFCQDHYINRAESTKAWLKAPLPMEESFSECKQEITKGVYTSITCKDKNIIRPAYGSYKYIEAVQESILQFESETDNVPPAVSQLPSRFIRKTLRYDQQTLKKNPSMVAKVDELLKEVCEKVKHGVQEDAASYFAKALHYLRTVPEEAIPQTLEKIRGGQICEQRQKLESMFLDGLAFVYESGAVKVMVQELVSGKATGGRAALYAASMYFMPRPCIHSIEALKPLFEQYQRFPRTTLAGASMVHTYCRQNPKCQEIAPVRQLAETLSTKVGQVCTPSPNEEVRKQALVLLKSLGNMGVMNSEMARPIVQCIENSEADQGIRIAATQAFRNVRCTQELHPAIKQQINVALDPRKKTEVRIGSYLAAVKCAKYEDMKKIAEKIAIEENTQVRSFILSHLQNVRESANSFKGNLKNMLETMVLPSNFTKDWRKISRNVDLSYYAPTFGVGAGMESNLIYAPGSFIPRSVNLNLTGALGATPFNIGEIGARFEGIESIIEEMFGPESYLRKTSSRQILRDLSSNIEETFNKINERLQGSFRQRRSIDLSQISHLFDKLSGNRHMQKADFYARINNQEMAFGSLMGNMKNIKMDEVINNLFDSFDDMINRAAEKNMDTVRTAQLYLDYHLPTIHGLPLIMKLEGTTMVGLKMETHVKGLTSGTPGTIKFYPSLSTQIDAFIGYETHVVLAGIKMSNRISTNVGTSINAKYTPGEGFEVELEIPEKMELLNLKSETYLMSRLRGQEERKFTPSSVKSTRFQSRSCVMKMEPMLGLKLCYDVNIPNIFRSEGLPLGPPANIQVFLEKADSGMRGIRVKGREENTGGHRVMKIELETPGSSSPRKCNALISSTYEGEAKKISATFESERLGGIKIQMTRKWTQSEKQLEMIAYFSESRQYNPSTKGIEAKFLMIGEGEEAKLDMALQTLAAVRERVQLNFEASGDLRYIEGSMIPYPRRLRKFETNLAFRQWNLVSFVRKESESQYKSALKFGQKGNEKVEMTATHVMEGSSFMDMALKTDFEAKMGSARYKKNFVLYNQESKKGVVLQVVSQGESAKVIEVEMMMMRSGETHHLKLLLDIPAHMKKMMLEASAAGQGSSQYQVKAVAKHGESPILQVEGPLTTMISSKNTQLKTEMRVVLLRFQPYTVSTSFILMHGKQAFTFELKNREERLIATEWNMATRDGKETSMQFKMIIPSIVENTVNVMVSEKILHLSLNRLIAPKSSSPLRRKGFLDIDFESKKANVVYAWDADRNPNKKIKAEVRMVNPLATLQDCVIQGNWIYLEKQHQFKAELKLSDPRTWFIGRNSLMLEVTTPSQQMYKMNAMVMVEKESSGPKVETEGTLRTPANKEYKWNSQTSLEWREGLRNWKMMTKVDLNAPEGQQSRMNLEAMHHWTPSQREADLKIDISCPSLQQPIRTQLQMNNQQGEYSTKWVIEMGSPANGAMYKLKLSPEGGVQGFEVELNLKQVSELMKALEHLLSSTSSSMTSMATHSSALYRAHFKNHERHSLSLLLMSPSRTMEGECKCNHCIGMPGAECHCKVIPHMGVSESKYEIAVSHSHSDWNGEYRYSGRISHPNLERDRRMDIQLRRDEEKLTGTVELDIFQKPEDKIIGKLESSIFAKNTVVVEAQLSGKVLKVQPKVIVSAAGGPGNYGFDIKFHKTLSSPTSFLMSGRVDMRTGRIAAISFMVKNENQKAVDIALALHPHQSSSCYGVRAEGKAMTSLIGTYDIYSELCKPAFIEMTTRKHGSDKMHVTKIGMKGLKDVEVCISEANPETMEKRPIGMAHLMLTSPSMMKLETKYEGEKLHQIKSKLYDVWRNHISSAGNWMDSMSMEVLKEGSGSPSAQMSVLWQEIKNEASRIYSDLENDLVIPSLDNIRKWTHSDLVSNIAEGYSKLWSQYAHFQQTLSSSVSNMIRTLKEQFSGLTRVVNEVVVGTARGMKTGEMPQEIQRWWSEFQESSVYRNVESEFESLWRNHQEEYQGLKQILNKIKSTLRRNVDMQRRNIMLYKKPTHMVNWIVNHMNFDQMMFKSINKWFKNVVQQALYLPVQMEGRHFQLQLPIRRPVHSLPQALSYVSLNPVPVVDRVLWWFEAIMPTPVDNIVWTYYKFLPRHARYLLPPFNRTAMVVDGTEILTFDGAVLRVHHSGCKVLLAQYKTHSVMMENQKSALSPHFIMKAAGATMEVKPDFTVTVNGRPVSNPREVQGEVEIVKDQEKIKVRTPFITLRVYRMSHAASVEVSGWTFGKVAGLLGTYDGEMGNDWMTPQGSRAPNMQELVKSWQENQQCQTPQVAPVIPMQVPVIHALHCQALFGIRSRCNPVVRPEPFMKMCFASRNACHVAKAYRAICETKGIKEVFPLGC